In Paludisphaera rhizosphaerae, a genomic segment contains:
- the coaE gene encoding dephospho-CoA kinase (Dephospho-CoA kinase (CoaE) performs the final step in coenzyme A biosynthesis.), with the protein MPESPSTIGEPFAPTTRWKHGSLPVIGLTGAVGGGKSAAAALLRERGAVVIDADAVGHEVLRRPEIAQRLADRFGSGILTADQTVDRRALGRIVFADPAGRRDLEAVVHPPMFEEFQRIVAESERCGEGPMIVLDAAILLESGWDHACDLVVFVDAPKEVRLDRVRRSRGWSAEELDAREAAQWPVERKKARADRVLVNDDDLAKLTLSVDRLIAWIDQVETVPPQ; encoded by the coding sequence ATGCCCGAGTCGCCCTCGACCATCGGCGAACCCTTCGCGCCAACGACGCGATGGAAGCACGGCTCGCTCCCCGTGATCGGCCTCACGGGGGCGGTCGGCGGCGGCAAGAGCGCCGCGGCGGCCCTGCTGCGGGAGCGGGGGGCGGTCGTGATCGACGCCGACGCCGTGGGTCACGAGGTGCTGCGACGCCCCGAGATCGCCCAAAGGTTGGCGGATCGCTTCGGTTCGGGAATCCTGACCGCCGACCAGACCGTCGATCGTCGTGCATTGGGCCGGATCGTCTTCGCCGACCCAGCAGGTCGACGAGATCTGGAGGCCGTCGTCCATCCGCCGATGTTCGAGGAATTCCAGCGAATCGTCGCTGAGTCCGAGCGTTGCGGCGAGGGGCCGATGATCGTCCTGGACGCTGCGATCCTGCTGGAATCGGGCTGGGACCATGCCTGCGACCTCGTCGTCTTCGTCGACGCGCCGAAGGAAGTCCGGCTGGATCGCGTCCGTCGCTCGCGGGGTTGGTCGGCCGAGGAGTTGGACGCCCGCGAGGCCGCCCAGTGGCCCGTCGAACGTAAGAAAGCCCGCGCCGACCGCGTCCTCGTCAATGACGACGATCTGGCGAAACTGACATTGAGCGTGGATCGGCTCATCGCCTGGATCGACCAGGTCGAGACGGTCCCTCCCCAATAA
- the rho gene encoding transcription termination factor Rho: MANETRPRREPSGGSRIRKPAASSNPPAQDESAGSVPPTTESSFRERPSREPYREEGPADREPIRINRPRDRSETPAAERSEREPGMTLRDRIARDRAEREAAAAPVAHEGIPVGRDRDRDRDASASIRERVREARDAEPIPSFRDRDRDRERPERERPDREPSFNSRDRDYSAPSRVDRTPPPPPAAEPNAEEFPDVEDEDVFGDVAIHDRYEDIKRGEIHLTELQKMTMPQLIKTAKSEGIADFMGLKKQDLIFKILKERVKQNGLMYGEGTLEVLPDGFGFLRSPDYNYLPCPDDIYVSPSQIRRFGLKTGAIVSGQIRPPKENERYFALLRVEAINFEDPDKLSEKVGFDDLTPLHPQGRIKLETSNEEINMRVVDLVTPIGFGQRGVIVAPPRTGKTILLQKIANSILTNHPEAYVMVLLIDERPEEVTDMERSVKGPTAEVISSTFDEPASRHIQVAEMVIEKAKRMVEFGKDVVILLDSITRLARAYNTEAPHSGKILTGGIDASALQKPKRFFGAARKIEEAGSLTILATALVDTGSRMDDVIFEEFKGTGNMELHLDRRLVDKRVWPAIDINKSGTRREELLMDADELRRAWILRRVLNDMNPVEAMEFLIGRMKKLKSNAEFLNSMNLS, from the coding sequence ATGGCCAACGAGACCCGCCCCCGCCGGGAGCCCTCCGGCGGCTCTCGCATCCGCAAGCCCGCCGCGTCGAGCAACCCGCCCGCCCAGGACGAGAGCGCCGGTTCCGTCCCCCCGACCACGGAGTCGTCCTTCCGCGAACGGCCTTCGCGTGAGCCCTATCGCGAGGAGGGCCCGGCCGACCGTGAGCCGATCCGGATCAACCGCCCGCGCGATCGCTCTGAGACGCCCGCGGCCGAACGCTCCGAGCGTGAGCCCGGCATGACGCTCCGCGACCGCATCGCTCGCGACCGCGCCGAGCGCGAGGCCGCCGCGGCCCCCGTCGCGCATGAGGGCATCCCGGTCGGCCGAGATCGTGATCGGGACCGCGACGCCTCCGCGAGCATCCGCGAACGCGTCCGCGAAGCCCGCGACGCCGAGCCTATCCCGAGCTTCCGCGATCGAGATCGCGACCGCGAAAGGCCGGAACGCGAACGGCCGGATCGCGAGCCCTCGTTCAACTCACGCGACCGCGACTACTCTGCGCCGTCGAGAGTCGATCGGACCCCGCCGCCCCCGCCGGCCGCCGAGCCCAACGCCGAGGAGTTCCCCGACGTTGAGGACGAGGACGTCTTCGGCGACGTGGCGATCCACGACCGGTATGAAGACATCAAGCGCGGCGAGATCCATCTCACCGAGCTTCAGAAGATGACGATGCCCCAACTCATCAAGACGGCGAAGTCGGAAGGCATCGCCGACTTCATGGGGCTGAAGAAGCAGGATCTGATCTTCAAGATCCTCAAGGAACGGGTCAAGCAGAACGGCCTGATGTACGGCGAGGGGACTCTGGAAGTCCTCCCCGACGGCTTCGGCTTTCTCCGCAGCCCGGACTACAACTACCTCCCCTGCCCCGACGACATCTACGTTTCTCCCAGCCAGATACGCCGGTTCGGCCTCAAGACGGGCGCCATCGTCTCGGGCCAGATCCGACCGCCCAAGGAGAACGAGCGCTACTTCGCGCTGCTCCGAGTCGAGGCGATCAACTTCGAGGACCCGGACAAGCTCAGCGAGAAAGTCGGCTTCGACGACCTCACGCCGCTGCACCCGCAAGGTCGGATCAAGCTCGAGACGAGCAATGAAGAGATCAACATGCGGGTGGTCGACCTGGTCACGCCGATCGGCTTCGGCCAGCGCGGGGTGATCGTGGCCCCGCCGCGGACGGGCAAGACGATCCTGCTCCAGAAGATCGCCAACAGCATCCTGACCAACCATCCCGAAGCCTACGTCATGGTCCTCCTCATCGACGAGCGGCCGGAAGAGGTGACGGACATGGAGCGGTCGGTCAAGGGACCGACGGCCGAAGTCATCAGCTCGACCTTCGACGAGCCCGCCTCGCGACACATCCAGGTCGCGGAGATGGTCATCGAAAAGGCCAAGCGGATGGTTGAGTTCGGCAAGGACGTCGTGATCCTGCTCGACTCGATCACGCGGCTCGCCCGCGCTTATAACACGGAAGCCCCGCACTCGGGCAAGATCCTCACCGGCGGCATCGACGCCTCGGCCCTTCAGAAGCCGAAGCGGTTCTTCGGAGCCGCTCGGAAGATCGAGGAAGCCGGCAGCCTGACGATCCTCGCCACCGCGCTGGTCGACACCGGCAGCCGGATGGACGACGTGATCTTCGAGGAGTTCAAAGGGACCGGCAACATGGAGCTGCACCTCGACCGCCGCCTGGTCGACAAGCGGGTCTGGCCGGCCATCGACATCAACAAGTCCGGCACCCGGCGCGAGGAACTCCTCATGGACGCCGACGAACTCCGTCGCGCCTGGATCCTCCGCCGCGTCCTGAACGACATGAACCCCGTCGAGGCGATGGAGTTCCTGATCGGCCGCATGAAGAAGCTGAAGAGCAACGCCGAGTTCCTCAACAGCATGAACCTGTCCTGA
- the ribH gene encoding 6,7-dimethyl-8-ribityllumazine synthase gives MPTYEGDFSPPAGRFAIVVARFNSMVTEALLAGCRDSFIRHGVAEDRLDVYWVPGSFEVPLVARKLAEAGKHAAVVCLGCVIRGETGHYDHVAGQAAGGVLQASLSTGVPVVFGVLTTESVEQALNRSGLKAGNKGGEAALAAIEMVNLLAKIDAK, from the coding sequence ATGCCGACCTACGAAGGCGACTTCTCCCCTCCTGCCGGCCGCTTTGCGATTGTCGTCGCCCGGTTCAACTCGATGGTGACCGAGGCCCTGCTGGCGGGCTGCCGCGACTCCTTCATCCGCCACGGCGTCGCCGAAGATCGCCTGGACGTTTACTGGGTCCCCGGCTCGTTCGAGGTTCCGCTGGTAGCCCGGAAGCTCGCCGAGGCTGGCAAGCACGCGGCCGTCGTCTGCCTTGGCTGCGTGATCCGGGGCGAGACTGGTCATTACGACCACGTCGCCGGCCAGGCCGCCGGTGGCGTCCTCCAGGCGTCCCTCTCGACGGGCGTCCCCGTCGTCTTCGGCGTCCTGACGACCGAATCCGTCGAGCAGGCGCTGAACCGCTCGGGCTTGAAAGCCGGCAACAAGGGGGGCGAGGCGGCTCTTGCGGCGATCGAGATGGTCAATCTGCTGGCGAAGATCGACGCGAAATAA
- a CDS encoding DOMON domain-containing protein, whose product MSSTLLPQAFWFRVAASAPKVEGIPQDDPKSLLDLPGTCTIPDLAALDGRDAWAHVRVGWNAAGVGISVQADGLGLNAKTPDRPEGFANLAFWIDTRDTRNVARATRYCHRFQARLTLGRDRKTLKTDVEQRPIARALADAPIAAPSLLLHRAELLKKGWRFELFLPAKALHGFDPETNRRLGFAYQVSDAEREDQFLGVGRDFPIGENPSLWSTLELKP is encoded by the coding sequence ATGTCCTCCACGCTGCTGCCACAGGCATTCTGGTTCCGAGTCGCGGCCTCAGCACCCAAGGTCGAGGGGATCCCGCAGGACGACCCGAAGTCGTTGCTGGATCTGCCCGGGACCTGCACGATCCCCGATCTCGCCGCGCTCGACGGCCGCGACGCCTGGGCGCACGTGCGGGTCGGCTGGAACGCGGCGGGTGTAGGGATTTCGGTCCAGGCGGATGGGCTCGGCCTGAACGCCAAGACGCCAGATCGTCCCGAGGGCTTCGCGAACCTTGCTTTCTGGATCGACACCCGAGACACCCGGAACGTCGCCCGAGCCACACGCTACTGCCACCGCTTCCAGGCTCGGCTGACGCTTGGCCGAGACCGGAAGACTCTCAAGACCGATGTCGAGCAGCGCCCCATCGCCCGAGCCCTGGCCGACGCCCCCATTGCCGCCCCCTCCCTGCTCCTCCATCGCGCTGAGTTGCTCAAGAAGGGCTGGCGGTTCGAGTTGTTCCTTCCCGCCAAGGCCCTCCACGGCTTCGATCCCGAGACCAACCGCCGTCTGGGCTTCGCCTACCAGGTCTCCGACGCCGAACGCGAGGACCAGTTCCTGGGCGTCGGCCGGGACTTCCCGATCGGCGAGAATCCCAGCCTCTGGTCGACGCTCGAACTCAAGCCCTGA
- a CDS encoding fumarate hydratase: MPEFAYQSPFPLGPDTTEYRNLGKDLVSTATFEGEEILKIQPEALTLLAREALRDVSFLYRPAHLKQVAAILDDPEASANDKGVAIALLKNAAVAAGFQLPMCQDTGTATVVAKKGQRVWTGNGKDEEALSKGIYTTYQKENLRYSQTIPTTMFDEHNSGTNLPAQIDILATNGSTYDFLFVAKGGGSANKSYLYQETKALLNPSSLEKFLKEKLRSLGTAACPPYHIAVVIGGTSAEATMKTVKLASAKYYDHLPTEGNKLGQAFRDLEWEAKVLEIARQSGIGAQFGGKYFALDARVVRLPRHGASCPVGLGVSCSADRNIKGRIDRDGVWLEVLERDPAQYIPAQYRSGMSAEHGVKVDLNRPMQEVLAELTQYPVSTPLKLNGRMIVARDIAHAKIKERLDRGEGMPDYLKAHPVYYAGPAKTPEGMPSGSFGPTTAGRMDSYVDQFQSQGGSMIMIAKGNRSQAVTDACKKHGGFYLGSIGGPAALLAHDSIKKVELLEYPELGMEAVYQIDVVDFPAFILVDDKGNEFFSQLPVVK; the protein is encoded by the coding sequence ATGCCTGAATTCGCCTACCAATCCCCCTTCCCGCTCGGCCCCGACACGACCGAATACCGAAACCTGGGGAAGGACCTCGTCTCGACCGCAACCTTCGAGGGCGAGGAGATCCTCAAGATTCAGCCCGAGGCTCTCACGCTCCTGGCCCGAGAGGCCCTCCGCGACGTCTCGTTCCTGTACCGGCCCGCCCACCTGAAGCAGGTCGCCGCGATCCTCGACGACCCCGAGGCGTCCGCCAACGACAAGGGCGTCGCCATCGCCCTTCTGAAGAACGCCGCCGTCGCCGCCGGCTTCCAACTCCCCATGTGCCAGGACACCGGCACGGCCACCGTCGTCGCCAAGAAGGGCCAGCGCGTCTGGACGGGGAACGGCAAGGACGAAGAGGCTCTCTCCAAGGGTATCTACACGACCTACCAGAAAGAGAACCTCCGCTACTCCCAGACGATCCCGACGACGATGTTCGACGAGCACAACTCGGGGACGAACCTCCCAGCGCAGATCGACATCCTCGCCACCAATGGGTCGACGTATGACTTCCTGTTCGTCGCCAAGGGGGGAGGTTCGGCCAACAAGTCGTACCTCTACCAGGAGACGAAGGCCCTCCTGAACCCGTCGAGCCTGGAGAAGTTCCTCAAGGAGAAGCTCCGCTCGCTGGGCACGGCCGCCTGCCCGCCCTACCACATCGCCGTCGTCATCGGCGGGACCTCGGCGGAGGCCACGATGAAGACCGTCAAGCTGGCGAGCGCCAAGTATTACGACCACCTGCCGACCGAGGGGAACAAACTCGGCCAGGCGTTCCGCGACCTCGAATGGGAGGCGAAGGTCCTGGAGATCGCCCGCCAGAGCGGCATCGGCGCCCAGTTCGGTGGGAAGTACTTCGCGCTCGACGCCCGTGTCGTCCGACTCCCTCGCCACGGCGCTTCATGTCCCGTCGGCCTGGGGGTGTCTTGCTCGGCCGATCGCAACATCAAGGGCCGAATCGACCGCGACGGCGTTTGGCTCGAAGTCCTGGAACGCGACCCCGCCCAGTACATCCCGGCCCAGTATCGTTCCGGCATGAGCGCCGAGCACGGCGTGAAGGTCGATCTGAATAGGCCGATGCAGGAAGTGCTGGCCGAGTTGACGCAGTATCCCGTCTCAACGCCGCTCAAGCTCAACGGCCGGATGATCGTCGCCCGCGACATCGCCCACGCCAAGATCAAGGAGCGGCTCGACCGGGGCGAGGGGATGCCCGACTACCTGAAGGCCCACCCCGTCTACTACGCCGGACCGGCCAAGACGCCCGAGGGAATGCCCTCCGGCTCGTTCGGCCCGACGACCGCCGGCCGGATGGACAGCTACGTCGACCAGTTCCAATCCCAGGGCGGGTCGATGATCATGATCGCCAAGGGGAACCGCTCGCAGGCCGTCACCGACGCCTGCAAGAAACACGGCGGATTCTACCTGGGCTCCATCGGCGGCCCCGCCGCCCTCCTGGCGCACGACAGCATCAAGAAGGTCGAGTTGCTGGAGTACCCCGAGCTGGGCATGGAAGCCGTCTACCAGATCGACGTCGTCGACTTCCCCGCCTTCATCCTCGTCGACGACAAGGGGAATGAGTTCTTCTCGCAACTCCCCGTCGTGAAGTGA